In one Drosophila pseudoobscura strain MV-25-SWS-2005 chromosome X, UCI_Dpse_MV25, whole genome shotgun sequence genomic region, the following are encoded:
- the LOC4815379 gene encoding phosphoglycolate phosphatase 2, whose protein sequence is MAPPRHILELSQKEQRQFIDSFDMVISDCDGVVWMLVGWIPGTGAAVNALKSAGKQIKFVSNNSFRTDEQYMAKFKHIGANNVHDDDVVHPVKTIVRYLKKHRPGQRVYSLMSLEANETLRKQGIDFESLQVKEHLTAASLVDHLSIDKPVGAVLFDIHLDMSYVELAKAIRHLQQNEDCQLIAGGSDVIMPLAENLNVAGFFDFLEHVKRYTQREATFLGKPSPILGEMFAEMFEITDPKRCIFIGDTLVQDVQFGKSCGYQSLLVLSGCLTKEDMFNAPVDAQPDYYADSLADFTQLLQNIQE, encoded by the exons ATGGCTCCACCACGTCACATACTCGAACTCAGCCAAAAGGAGCAGCGTCAATTCATTGACTCCTTTGACATGGTCATcagcgactgcgacggcgTTGTCTGGATGCTGGTGGGCTGGATACCGGGCACTGGGGCTGCCGTCAATGCCTTAAAATCGGCCGGCAAGCAAATAAAGTTTGTTTCGAACAACAGCTTTCGCACCGATGAACAGTACATGGCCAAGTTCAAGCATATTGGAGCTAACAATGTCCATGACGATGACGTTGTGCATCCCGTCAAGACGATTGTGCGTTATCTAAAGAAGCACAGGCCTGGGCAGCGTGTCTACTCCCTCATGTCGTTGGAAGCCAACGAGACGTTGCGTAAGCAAGGCATCGACTTTGAGTCGCTG CAAGTCAAAGAACATCTAACAGCTGCCTCGCTGGTAGATCATTTAAGCATTGACAAGCCTGTGGGCGCTGTGCTATTCGACATCCACCTGGACATGTCCTACGTGGAGCTGGCTAAGGCCATTAGGCATCTGCAGCAGAACGAGGACTGCCAGCTGATAGCGGGAGGAAGCGATGTCATCATGCCCCTCGCTGAAAACCTCAATGTGGCTGGATTCTTTGACTTCTTGGAGCATGTGAAGCGCTATACGCAGCGCGAGGCCACCTTCCTGGGCAAGCCATCGCCCATTTTGGGGGAGATGTTCGCTGAAATGTTTGAGATCACAGACCCCAAACGTTGCATCTTCATTGGTGACACCCTGGTGCAAGACGTCCAGTTCGGTAAATCGTGCGGCTATCAGTCACTGCTCGTCCTGAGCGGCTGCCTCACCAAAGAGGATATGTTCAATGCTCCCGTTGACGCACAGCCAGACTATTATGCCGACAGCCTGGCAGACTTTACGCAATTGCTCCAGAATATACAAGAATAG
- the eIF2Bbeta gene encoding translation initiation factor eIF-2B subunit beta, protein MREQPLKEVTQLIHAIKVGLVEGSFGITNKTLDIFKYIIISKSWKNADALMQIVRAQCRILQAALPQETVTSNIARRILKLTREEFDLLHAKVQHFTDDSQASLSLHKLVTQTSESNVSVDYSVPQQGLREALLDHLQEVETELETSSENICVQAEEHIHSSEIILTLGHSRSVENFLKRAIKKRQFLTIIVAECAPACRGHNLATSLAAEKNVEIIVIPDAAIFAMMSRVNKVIIGTHSVLANGGLRAACGAYTVALAAKHYSVPVIVLAPMYKLSPLHLCEQDAFNMVGCAEDVIPYDSIPARETKVYSPMFDYVPPELVTLFISNTGGHAPSYVYRLLTELYHPEDLEI, encoded by the exons ATGCGGGAACAGCCACTGAAAGAGGTCACCCAGCTAATACATGCCATCAAAGTGGG GTTGGTGGAGGGCTCCTTCGGCATAACCAACAAGACATTAGACATCTTCAAATACATAATCATCAGCAAGAGCTGGAAGAATGCCGA TGCCCTGATGCAGATTGTGCGGGCCCAATGCCGCATCTTGCAGGCGGCCCTGCCACAGGAGACTGTTACCTCGAACATAGCACGTCGCATCTTGAAACTCACACGCGAGGAGTTCGATCTGCTGCATGCCAAGGTCCAGCACTTTACAGATGACTCACAGGCCTCGCTGTCGCTCCACAAACTGGTCACCCAGACCAGCGAGAGTAATGTGAGCGTTGACTATTCGGTGCCACAGCAGGGGCTGCGCGAGGCCCTGCTGGATCATCTGCAGGAGGTGGAAACGGAGCTTGAGACCAGCTCTGAGAACATCTGCGTACAGGCTGAAGAGCACATACACTCATCGGAGATCATACTTACGCTGGGACACTCGCGCAGCGTGGAGAATTTCCTTAAGCGAGCCATCAAGAAGCGTCAGTTCCTTACCATCATTGTGGCGGAATGTGCGCCCGCCTGTCGT GGTCACAATCTGGCTACCAGCTTGGCTGCGGAGAAGAATGTGGAGATTATTGTCATCCCAGATGCAGCCATTTTTGCCATGATGTCGCGCGTCAACAAGGTCATCATTGGCACACACAGTGTTCTGGCCAACGGTGGCCTAAGAGCTGCCTGCGGTGCCTATACGGTAGCTCTAGCCGCCAAGCACTATTCCGTGCCTGTGATTGTCCTCGCGCCCATGTACAAACTGTCGCCACTGCATCTGTGCGAACAGGATGCCTTCAATATGGTCGGCTGTGCTGAGGATGTGATCCCATACGATTCAATACCGGCCCGCGAGACCAAGGTCTACAGCCCCATGTTCGACTATGTGCCACCTGAGTTGGTCACGTTATTCATATCCAATAC CGGTGGCCACGCCCCCTCGTACGTGTATCGTCTTCTCACGGAACTGTATCATCCCGAGGACTTGGAGATTTGA
- the Ugalt gene encoding UDP-N-acetylglucosamine transporter, which translates to MNIHMNTNTLKYISLLTLTLQNAILGLSMRYARTRPGDIFLSSTAVLMAEFAKLITCLFLVFNEEGKDAQKFVRSLHRTIIANPVDTLKVCVPSLVYIVQNNLLYVSASHLDAATYQVTYQLKILTTAMFAVVILRRKLLTTQWGALLLLVMGIVLVQLAQTVTSPSGSSDSSPSSSSTGGGAASSLSAIPEQNRMLGLWSALGACFLSGFAGIYFEKILKGAEISVWMRNVQLSLLSIPFGLLTCFVNDASRIFEHGFFHGYDFFVWYLVLLQAGGGLIVAVVVKYADNILKGFATSLAIIISCVASIYIFDFNLTLQFSFGAALVIASIFMYGYDPSRSAPKSTAQTTGDEEKLLPRV; encoded by the exons ATGAATATCCATA TGAACACGAACACTCTGAAGTACATCAGTCTCCTAACGCTAACGCTGCAGAATGCGATCTTGGGCCTCAGCATGCGCTATGCCCGGACCAGACCCGGCGACATTTTCCTGAGTTCAACGG CTGTTCTAATGGCCGAGTTTGCCAAGCTGATAACATGCCTGTTTCTGGTATTCAATGAGGAGGGCAAGGATGCCCAGAAGTTTGTGCGTTCGCTGCACAGGACGATCATTGCCAATCCCGTGGACACGCTCAAGGTGTGCGTACCCTCGCTGGTATACATTGTGCAGAACAATCTGCTGTATGTGTCGGCCTCGCATTTGGATGCGGCCACGTACCAGGTCACATATCAACTAAAGATCCTCACcacggccatgtttgccgtgGTCATCCTACGCCGTAAGCTGCTCACCACGCAGTGGGGtgccctgctcctgctggtcATGGGCATTGTCTTGGTTCAACTCGCCCAGACTGTCACGAGTCCGAGCGGCAGCAGTGACTCCTCCCCCTCGTCGTCGTCAACTGGCGGCGGTGCAGCATCGTCGTTGAGTGCGATACCCGAACAGAATCGGATGTTAGGATTGTGGTCCGCCTTAGGTGCCTGCTTCCTGTCCGGTTTTGCGGGCATTTACTTCGAGAAGATTCTTAAGGGAGCCGAGATCTCCGTGTGGATGAGAAACGTGCAGCTCAGTCTGCTGAGCATACCATTTGGCCTGCTCACGTGCTTTGTTAACGACGCCAGTCGCATCTTCGAGCATGGTTTCTTCCATGGTTACGATTTCTTTGTGTGGtatctggtgctgctgcaggccGGCGGCGGCCTCATCGTGGCCGTTGTGGTCAAGTATGCGGACAACATTCTGAAGGGTTTCGCCACATCCCTGGCCATCATCATATCCTGCGTGGCCTCCATCTACATCTTTGATTTTAATCTCACCCTGCAGTTCAGCTTTGGCGCTGCCTTAGTCATCGCCTCGATCTTTATGTACGGCTACGATCCGTCCCGATCTGCTCCCAAGTCAACGGCACAGACGACGGGCGATGAAGAGAAGCTGCTGCCGCGCGTCTGA